The Brassica napus cultivar Da-Ae chromosome C1, Da-Ae, whole genome shotgun sequence DNA segment aagtagaaaataaggaatatggggtttggggtttcgggtttcgggttttggattctagggatttaaacataacagtcgttaattccacgtaagcttaaatcgtcgtaaagtcctcgtattcCAACGAGTAAATAACGACgaaggactcgttaattccacgtaggactaaatcgtcgtaaataccacgtaggatgaattcgtcgtaaaaaccacgtaggatgaaatcgtcgtaaatataacgtaacataacgaggaaataacgacgaaacctaaaaataaatatggaatatgggatttggggtttggggtttcaggttttgggtttcgggtttggggtttgggtttcgggttttggagtttcgggttttggggtttcgggtttcgggttttgggtttttggtttcgggtttggggtttcggggtttgggttttcgggttttggatttcgagtttcgggttttgggtttcgggtttcgggtttggggttctagggatttaaccataacactcgttaaaaataacgacgaaacttaaaattaaatatggggtttggaatatatgaagtagaaaattaaagatgagagtttgggtttcgggtttcgggtttcgggtttggggatTGGGGTatcgggtttcgggtatggggtttcgggtttcgggtttgggtttcgggttttgggtttcgggtttcggattctagggatttaaacataacactcgttaattccacgtaagcacaaatcgtcgtaaagtcctcgtaggatgaaatcgtcgtaactaccacgtaaaatgatttaaacaaaacactcgttaattccacgtaagcacaaatcgtcgtaaagtcctcgtaggatgaaatcgtcgtaactaccacgtaaaatgatttacggatttatacataaacccgttaattccacgtaagtacaaattgtcgtaaatatctcgtagtgtacaaacttgaaaaaaaaaggaaaaggagaaaaataccagattaacatgtggcaagacttccagcaattataatacgtaagtctcgaccacatgaattctaatatcttctccttttcctatttttttcaaatatttataatttgaataggatttttttgaggattgtgatttgagataaggtgtgatttgggagtttgtgtgtggtttgagagtgagagttgtgggtatatttataggaaagcaagcctcgttaattcctcgtaaagtaaatcgtcgttaatacctcgtataaaaaaacacgggcctttgtgattactcgcaatttcctcgtaaaaaaaaagacgggcctttgtaactgctcgctatttcgtcgtaaacttacgaggaatttgcggcgatatgtaatcttatatatacacccgagcgctcactctttctttcctctctacttcctctccatttcgtagcaatggtaagcctctctgattcctctctaatttggttagtttaggatagattaggtggttagtatagggaatttagataggtttgcggattttatgttatttagtgttgattaggtggataatgttgggaaatatattgttgatgttaattttaaaattttcatttttttcccaggttcgaaaaggaagacttactgcccattacagagagatcttcggtgagccgggtagtcgtttagacccggcctcttcttccgctcccagttcttcgggccaggagactgtccccgagactcagtacactcagagagtctctgggtctacttcttctagtgcaccatcggctcctcatgtgcctcctccgatgcctcctcctgtgcctcctccgatggcacctccgatggtcgccgatattcatcctgatctgatggtgcctccgagtgctccttactcgcagtacactgtagaggacattctcagtctgccaggcagagaaggtttaccagtcatcgacccagaccgaccggacggaacgttgtggtatgttgcattaattttttttaattcgtttaaatttcttttataacattaaaaataatttatattttaaatttgtattttccaggtggggggttgacggatgtcttgcatcggacgtaaccgacacgatcaagggttacttctccatggcacatccaaactggagtaagacgcctcactacgtcagaaagacgtggttcaaaatttacgctgtaagtttctattaattaattatatatattttaattttttcatgatttatatatatactttctaaaaaactaattgttaatttattttttccaacagcaaaaatataattgggccttggggatcactgagagggtgaggaagaagtttaacgcgaaagcgaaagttcgcttgttggacacggtctccaactggaagggtgactggatcgtgaaggggtatgagcgtggcaaacccgctgagctcaccacggatgtgtgggatggcctcatccgttattggcgccttcctgattccattagaatcgcccaggcttgctctaactcccgtaacacggtcgatgagcacgggaacgggccgatgcttcacactacgggccaaaaaccccacgccggtgtccgtttggaaatggtaattaaatattttattaaataatttttttaatatatatattaatttattctaactttcttaaatgttttttaggccaaagagacgggacatctcccgtctcttatggaactttacgagaggacccacaagaacaaggcgggcgtatttgtagatggcaagtccgagcaaatctacaacgacgtagttgctcgggttgaagaccgccagactcagctgacccagcagtctaccgacggattacccgtcaccttatccacacttgaagtggataagatttacgaggaggtaaattttcaaaaaaattaattttttattattcatttaatttaactttaaatttttacttacaatatttattttttgtttttaaggttgtcccaaaaaaaagggacggacgttgggtattggttccgtcaacgatgttccgagagcgacatcgtcttatggtcagcgacgggatgatgaagtcactgagctgcgtagagagtccgctcagctgcgtaacgagttgaccgcgacaaaatctcgtatgggtggagtcgagggcttcttggacgttattgcggccacaaatccggaatgggagtccatgttgaggaacatgcgacaacaacatcccattcaaggcgagtcatccgacgtacataacgaggcggatgttacgaggaggagtgatgaattctaccgggcgatgaacgacccttagtttttttttttggttgttgtattatataaattcaaaacttatttatatataaaatattttcatattgatttatttttattttgaattttaatttattattaaattaaataattttaattattttttaattatatttttaaattctgtaaaataataaaaacgaggtaaattcgtagccaatgtacgacctctttacgtggaaacctcacgaggaaatgacgagaaacatttaacgagtattttacgaggaatcatttacgaggaaataacgaggaaaagtttacgaccattttacgaggaaatcatttcatggttgttacgtgtattttgcgaggaaactctttcaaggtatttgcgtgtaggttacgaggaactattttcgaggtatttacgagttattatagcgacgtccttacgtggaatattgacgtggtttttacgaTGAATCgtcctacttcgtctttacgacgaaatatattcctcgctaagttacgacgaattagcgaggaaatatgtgttacgacagacgtgtaacgagcaaacacgtttcctcgctaattcgtcgtaaagcctcttttacgacgaattagcgaggaaaaccgccctcgttaagattatgttttcttgtagtgagattTTATTCCAATAAACCTCGGATTGGATCCATAGTGACTAAATTTTAACCTTCCTGTATTACCGTAAATCTGGTTTTGACGCATTCGAACCTTGTTCTGAATTCGCTATCTTTTTATCTTAGAAGGTTTCCTATTTCTATCAATACCATTTATGCTGTATTTTTATGCTTGTAGCTTACAAACTTTTCTTGTAACCGgagattttaagttttaacttttaatgacATTGGTGTTCCAAAAAATCACTAAGTTTCATACTACGTACGCATAGGAAAACAGGTGTGATAGGCTCGATCGTCACGATTGGTTCTGTCGCATATAACGCACTAACTAAGTGAGATACTAGTGCACGGAATAAATATGTACTTCACATTTTTAGCCCATTTCTTGGTCGACGTATGTCACATGatttataaaagtaaataacGCACATAGATATCTTCATACGCGTATAAGTTATAAAGCTACCCACATGGAAATGCCAATTATAGCGTCGAATCTCAACAAACCGAAACGTGACACATTACACAAGACACCTACTCCAACTTAATCTTTAAGTTCTCATGTAGGGATGTACATACTCATAATACTCATTCATCAATAAACCCTAATCAATACTATATGATAATTATACTATCACGcataatataattagaaatttacttgaaccaaaaaatctaaACCGAAACCGAAATAATTTTCGAAATATGCATGCAAGTCCAATGTATATTGCTTATCAACAGGATTCTACACAGATCCAAAACAAGTTTTTCTTTCGATTTTGCTTCTTTCTTtgccgaagaagaaaaaatcaagGTTATAAAGAAGAGGAACCATCATGACCGAACACAAGAACACAAGCACCGgtccaaatatccaaagcatcAAAGGCAACGCCGCATAGAACAACCGATTCCCCACCGTATTCAAAACAAACCCTCTCTCTAGCAACTCCGCCACGTACTCCTCCGGcgttatcatcatcatctcctccAACTCCTCGGGAGGAAATGGAGTGTTGATGAGGATATTGACTTGGTTGATGAACCGGAtcgagagagagtgagagaagaaagagaagaggaagaagatgaggatTGTCACATACTTAAGAGCCACCATGAACTCCCCGTGAGCTCCGTAAATGGCGTCGCTTAGAGGCTTCTTTACCGCATAAGTGCTGCTTATAACCGCAGCTAAACCCGCGCAGAGGAGGATTGATGTTGTAGCCATTAAAGTCGATCCCATTATGCAGTTTCTTAGCGTTTGAACGGccaatatgtttttcttttcgttGTCCTAATGAATCCAAATAcatatttatgagtttttatatatgtgtatatgtatTAAAGAGGTCGAAGATTACCTTGATGATGGAAGCGACCCAAAAACGGCGAGCTCTAGCGTTAGTACCGATGACGGTGGTGAGAGGCCGTGTACGTAACTTGTGCCACAAGTAAACATGGTAAGCTGCATATGCCATTAGCCCTAGCGGCACTAAGATCACATCTAAGTAACATTCTTTCCACTCCATTACTAGTCCAAAAACTTATCAAAGCTTTGTTGAGTGTGTTTTGTAACGCCTCTCTATGTGTGACTTATTGGAAGGTGCTTTGAAGTAGAAAGACcctatttataagaaaaaaatgaaaaatgaccaaaacaaaattgaaaagaaaaaaatggagcACGTAAGAAAAAATTGGTGCACGTCGCATGTTTGTCCTTTTGTTCGCCATTGTTATAGTTTCCAGAGcgatctcctttttttttttgtcaagatcTCTAGTTGGAGGCcgtcataatattttataattcttCACGCTTTTGATTTCTACCTTTTATATCTCTTTTTCACTCTTCTTTTTAGTCATAGTTTTTGAATAAGGCCtatatgatttatttaattataaattaaaaccataaaaatgaTTTATGATATACTTAATTGAGAACATGTCGAAACCCAGTTACTGGTATACAACTACACATAATggtttctcaaaaataaaatgagtGAAATCTGACGAGGACCATATCATATGAGATAGATAGGATAAGAAGACATGAGGCCGACCTTTAACCATTTCAAACTTTTTTCATGACTTACTTCTTTGGTCTTTGTGTGTTAATTTTACCTACTCCATTTATATCTTCCAACACGTTGGACCAACTATTACTATCAGAATTCTCATAATCTCTTTATGGAGAGTGGAGGGATATGAATACTGATAACACCTACAAAGACCAAATTTAGAACCACACTGGCTCTTGGTGACATATGATATACATCCATAATCCGGCATTCTATATCATGCATGTATAGTTTAGTCCGACCTAGAATACTGGTTGTATGCTGAATATATTTCAGATACGATGTTTGGATTATTggagcacatatatatatgtaggaTATCAAGACATTATAACCcaattttttaagaatttaaCTATTTTGGGTCGGATGTttgactatttaaaaaaaataagacatgCATATATACCAGTAACCAAAACTTACACAATCTTTAAAAatgtcaaaaatataattaagctTTGGTCCAACGTTCTTGGACGGGAAGTGCGGCTTGGTTCGTATTTTAAGTCCTGTGATTCAGACTTTAAATTTTATAGTGCTTCTTCTTTGGATTCTTAGAGCATGTGCAATGGTGAGACCAACACATGAATCCTTagcaattttttaataatttttttttgatttgaatagttaaggattcGAATAAAAACTGATCGTCCAATGGTGTTCCCGAAAAtagaatctttagaaaaattattaatttttttttaattgaaccTTGTACTTGCTTGGTTAATAGAGAAACAGAGTATATTACAAGTCGATCAATACAAGGTTGGTGACAATACCATTACAGAGAGGAGAATACTGATGAAAAGGAAACAAAGCAAAAGGAAACAATGCGGAAACATTCTCATATtaagcaaaacaaaaacttgaGCGTTTCAATTTCAAACAACAAGGCAATATAAACAAAATCCAATACCAACTGTACAAGATTAAGCCGGAGATCTAACCGGAAATTTCCTAAATCttgaaaacacacaaacaaaaaaaacaaaaattaacagaaaacaAAGAGAGGTTCCGGGATTTACAATTAACAAACCCAGGACAAGTACAATCAATTTCTACCGATTCCATTACAAATTTATGGAGAATAGCCATGGGCCAATCAAATTGATAGAGTACGGATAGATACTTTATGAATCTACACTCCAGAGTTTTCGAACAACAGTCGGATCAGATGgttaattaatcaaatattaagCTAATCGTTAATCGGAAAGTACTGCAAATACCTTCAAAGATGACGAACGAAACGATTGTCTCTTCTGTGTTTGAGGGCGGATGGATGATGAACACTTGCGCCTACCGAAAGAACGGAGAAAGCAGTAAAGCAAGAGACGTGGTgggagatgaagaggaagattATAAAGGAGCCATGGTGGGAGATGATGGAGCGaggagagatcgagagagaCACATGTGTTAAGGATTGAGTCCTTCCAATCCTTCTTGAAAGATTGATCCCTAGctaattaaaccaaaataataatattatattgaaaTAATGCTAAGGATTAACGGTAAGGACTCATCTAAAATCACCGTTGCAGCTGCCCTTATTAGTTGTTGGTACTAAAGGAAAATGAAAAGGCAGAATCAATCATCGaccaatttattaaatttttaataatttagaaattGTTAAATATCGAGCATTATACTAATATCATACATAGAATTTTATATCGTCCCTTAAATTACATACACTTGAGACAAACACAAGCTAGTAACTTAATTTACTAGTATAAAGTTTTTTTGTGAGGCTTAGAGATCGACTAATAGACAGTAATGGTAATGAGTACTGTGACATCCAAATTTCAATGTCAGTGTTATTTAGCTTAGTCATCCGCCATAGATCCGAGATTATGTGTACGCGTTGAAGTTCGTATCCTGTTTCCCACATATGGAAGA contains these protein-coding regions:
- the BNAC01G07190D gene encoding uncharacterized protein BNAC01G07190D, giving the protein MEWKECYLDVILVPLGLMAYAAYHVYLWHKLRTRPLTTVIGTNARARRFWVASIIKDNEKKNILAVQTLRNCIMGSTLMATTSILLCAGLAAVISSTYAVKKPLSDAIYGAHGEFMVALKYVTILIFFLFSFFSHSLSIRFINQVNILINTPFPPEELEEMMMITPEEYVAELLERGFVLNTVGNRLFYAALPLMLWIFGPVLVFLCSVMMVPLLYNLDFFFFGKERSKIERKTCFGSV